ACTGATGCTATGAACCTTAGAGGGTGTATCTAGACATTGATCGAGTTGAGTATCCCTTCCAGATTCCAAACCTGAGGCGACAATGCACCGAGTCCAATCAAAAGAGAGCACTGGTCAGAGGGTCTTTTATCATGGGAAATGCTATACATATAAACCACTTCGGCGCCTTACTTCATAAAGAGAACAACTCAATAGGTGAGCAAGCTCCGTAGGGCTCCGTACGAAACCCATGAACCGCTTGTGACACCCATCACGGCTTGAAGATGCCAATAGGACCTTGCGAATATGAAGCAGGGCTGCCACGATCAATATGGCCCAATCATTCATGCCTTCGGCTCTTGGTTTGTCCCAAAAATCATAGCTCTTTGGGAATAAGAAGGCATTTGCGCATTTAGCCTCCTTCAGCTACTCCATGGACAAAAGCAGTGAAGGTCAACCCAGGTCCAAGCACGAGCCTCTGTAATCGAAGGGCAAAGAACTTGGTAGGAAAGATTTCGTGCCTGCTTTGGGCAATCAAGAGACCACTGATCAATTCGCTTATTGGCATTCCGTTGTTACAAGAGAACCAACTTACTGGCCATTTAGCACCTCCAAGTCTCCCGGCTTCGCCTTTAGCCAGGAAACCATTTGAGCACTCTCCTGCATTTGGATACAGTCAGAACGAATTGCTCTGGACTAGACAGTACCGGAGAGGTACGTTGGTACGTTCCCGTCATTTTCGATTCATTTCTGTGACAACCTGGTCTTGAATCTTGATCCGCTTCGTAGGCCCGCGTTGAAACGAGTTTCAAGGGAATTGGTTGTATAGCTTGCTGCGAAACTGATTGTGTCTATGCCAACTTCACTGAGATTCTCAACGGACTGTTGAATAATTTAGTGTGTGAAGCAAGTCCATGCATTCATGCACTTCATATGCCTCAAACAGACACCAATAGTGCTTGTGGGCCATAAGACCAAGCCCTGACAAATGGATGTCCTGATCTAATGCCAGCTGCAGCTGTTCCAGCTTGGCAAATTATGCCTCAATGAAATTGCCACCAGTACGCTTGACTTCCACAGCCAACAAGATTGGAATGATATGCAGGATATCCATTGTGATGCCCAGGCAAACGTGTGCTGGCCAGCCCGAGAtataatcaatcaatcaatcaatcagacATGCAGGGTGGTGCATAATCGATCTTCTTGTTAATTATGAGGGGACAGGAGCTCAGGAGCAGGTTTGCTTTAAAGCTCTAGGTCTGCTGTTTTAAGGTTAATATATAAAGTACATGGCATTACGCGACCAACTGACCACCTTCCTCGACTTGTTGCCGGGGATAGCAGCGCGATAGAGGACTTCACCGACCACTCCAGAGTTGAGCGTATTCTCATCCTGTTAGAAGCGGCAGCATTTGTGTTGTAGAACAGGACAATGCGATGGCCGTTGACGGCAAACCCAGCTAGCTGTAGGAGAGGCTCAATTACTCCTCTCACAACCCAGGAGGTCAACCTTCCAGGTCTTCAGTTAAGATGCCCCAGATGCACTGGGCGACGATTGGGAACTTTCTTTTGTTTATATTGGACCGTGATAGTGCAATTTCAGGCGGTGCTATCTTATAGCATAGCTGGAGCCCTTAATATTTGAGAACCCGGTCTCTTTTGACCTCGAGGATTCCCTTCACATCGCGATCATTTTCCAAAGCACGCCGTCAGTATGCCTTGTATTTGGCCTTGTTGGATTTCCCCCAATTTTGGACGTGGTCGAATTCCTTCTAACTCCTAGGATTTGCTCCAGGAGTGAGGAAACCGCTATTTTCACGATAAACTCGTCATCCGCGGAGGGTAAGGAGGCAAATAGCCAGATGAGACAGGTGTAGGCTGGGTCAACCCTCCACTCGAGGCTACTTCAATGACGGTTGAGAAACACTTCCAGCACGTCGGATCGAGGTATCCTATCGTCTTGGTATCTGCGTGCAGGCACCTAAGCAATCGAAATGGTCTTCGCGTAATTGACGAACCTAGTGCATTACATCGAAATGTAGTATTAAAGGCACATTCGATGTGTAACCAACTCTTTAGCCCTGGCCCATTAAATCAGTATCATACTTTACTTTGAGAAATCCTTAAGTGACGGGATTATCTATTCCTCTTTGCCATTTCCATTCACTTCATGTAGAGTGGACCTTTTCTCCTATTTCAATATGCGGAACTTGGTGTCTTCAACGGGTTGACTTGTCATATATCGATTCAGAAGGTCATACGGGGCCATATCCTTAGTATTGAGATTGTACAGCTGCAACATGCAAATGGGTAACCTCTTACTCATTAGACTGCGCTTATACGATCCTGCCCTGCTCGTTTATGACGGAAATTATCAGAACTTAGGGTTGGCAATTAGAATTTATTTGATGGCATGATGTCAATTAAATTTGACTCATCGGGATAACAATATGATATTTGAATTATGAAAGCGGCCAATCTACTTCTCATCGTTTCGAGTATTGTAAGGACCTCACCGCGCAGGAGCTGGTTTTTACTCACAATTGCATGATATAACACAATCATTGCATGCGGACAGCCAAGGCAAATATTTCGAAAGTCTGTAACAGGCATCTATGCTGTCCAATTGGGCATCAGGTTCTCGATATTCGAGTTTGGATTATGTTGCCATATGCCCTGAACAAGCAGACTTGATCCTTCAAACCTCTTGACTATGGATTGGGAATACACACGTGGGTAACCACTTCGTTATACTGCTCAACGAGACCTCTATACCAGCTAGCTCTTGGAGCATCGTGAAGTAATAATTGCGTGGCATAATGACCAGCATGCATGCGAGAGATACCCTTTGAAATTATATCTGGACGAAGTATGTCTCGCTTGTCCACATGTCTGTCAAAACTATCAAGCATTTCCTGGGCCATTGAGTCTCCGTCGGGCTTGATGGGGAATCATACTAATTGGAAAGATGGCAAGGGCTGGAAAACCCGAGTCTATTCTGTCGCCTGCTGCGttcgtccttcttcttcgtgaTTGGAAATCTCGAGCCTGTTTTTGAGTCGCTCAATGGTCGATGAGTCTGTCTATGGGGTCTTGAGGCCTTCTGTCTCATTATATGAATGCTGTAGATGACGGATCATGACCTGTTTTTGCTTTGTAAGTTCCTCTTCGTCGACCTTCAACTAAGAGATATGAAAATGCTGGAGCAGCTTCTCAGCAGCTCCATATATGCTTTGCATCGTGCTAGATACAGGTACAGCTATAGCGTATAGTAGAAGAACGTCTGAGTATAGTGACTGGTCGATCGTATTCAAAGCGGCGGCGTCATTCATACTCGTACTCCGCTATTATTCTCCATGAGTACGGTCGTAGCAGCCAGACATTGCATAGAATGTTGTGAAATAACAGCAACGAAATATTTTACTGTAGATAGGCCATATAATATAGTAACCTAAATAGGTAATAGGTCTCTCCGCCACCGACAGCGGTGGAACGGAGTGGAAGAATCCCGCCACTGCATGAATCATCCATTCCGCTCAGATTCTATTTCCTACAAAATCAGAGTCTTATCTCGCAAACTATCTACAATATATACCTGTGCAATTTTGAGTCCTTCTATTCTCGACCCTCGACGAATTCATCACCGATTAAGTTACGCGACGACCCCACCAAATCTATCTAATCAAATTCATCCCACCTACAGCCACAACTACCCACCATGGCCATGGACCCCAACCTCAACAGCCTCCTGAAATGGAGCATCAACCAACAAAACACCGACGCCAATGCCACAGGTGTCGCGCCCACAGAATCCGCCGCCCGCGGCCTCACACCCGAAATGCTCTCGAGTCTTTTTGGCGGCCCCTCCGACGCGGACCTAATGAAAGCGGCGATGGCAGCGCTGCACTCCGACGATGTCAATCTCGAGAATAAGATGATTGCGTTCGACAATTTCGAGCAGATGATTGAGGGTATTGATAATGCGAATAATATGGAGCCGTTGGGGCTGTGGACGCCGTTGGTGCAGTTGCTTGAGCATGAAGAGGCGGATATGAGACGGATGTCGGCTTGGTGTATCGGAACTGCGGTGCAGAATAATGAGAAGGCGCAGGATAAGGTATGTCTTTCCCTCTTATCTGATATTCTTATGAAATTATACTAATTGTCTAGTTGATTGTGTTGAACATTTTCCCCAAGCTGGTCTCGATAGCCACCTCCGATCCCGCCCCCGCCGCTCGCAAGAAAGCTGTTTATGCGATTTCCTCCGCTGTCCGGAATTACCAGCCTTCCATGGACGAGCTCGTCAAGCACCTTCCCGATGGATACCCCCGTGGCGAGAAGGTCGATGCTGGTGACATGGAGGCTGTCGATGCGATCATCGACAAGCTGCGGGCTCACCCATGTGAACCTTCTGCATGAATTACGAGATTGGAATAGTGTCAAGGATATACGAATGCGAAGACGAACCATAGCGTCCACTGTGACAAGTGAGGCGTACTCCGGTCATGAGAGAATGACTAGCATCTGCTGTCGCGTCAAATGATGGCCATGCCGTGATAGGCTGTCGTCCCTACTTGCGACGCTAATCTATTTACCGCGTGTGTTGCGCAGTTTCTACATACAAACTGGGATACGGGGAAAAGCCACTACCTAGCACAAGTCAAAtaaagcaatcatgaacaaGCTAAAAACACAATCATTGCAATACGCCAACCTAGCTACCAATCGACAATTGACCCAGACCGAAGAAAACAAGCAGTTGTAAATAGTATGTAGACATCATCCTAAAGAGTGAGGTTGTACGTGTAGTCGTCCTCGATGTTCTGAGAAATCCATAGCACAACAGAACTACAGCAATTAGCATCTGCCGGACCAAACCAAAGAATAGAAAAGCGTGAGACAAACCTCAGCATAACCATCCCATTCGCAACGACATTCGCAACCCCAAAATACAACGTCGGCATCGGATATCCCTGGATCAAATACTTAAGAACCATAACCGTCTACCACCCAAGTTAGCAACCCATTCCCATACCCCAAATCCCAGGAGTATACATAGGAAAGGAACTCACCACACTCCCCGCCAACCCCCCAGCCAACAACGCAAACCCCAAAAACAACACAAACCGCGCCTTCCACGCAACCCCATCCCCACTATAGCTCCAGCTATCCGCCTGCAGCCTTGACTTCTCGATAGAATTGATCACCAGCATCCCCAGCGCGGAGCAGATCCCGGGGATCCAGTCGACGAATTTCACATGCACGTCAGAGCCGTTGCGCGAGCTGTGCGAGAAGGCGGCCGCGTCgatgagaaagaagaatccGATCGAGAACTGTTTACCACGCGGTATATTAGTTTATTGGTTTCTGGTTGGAGGATATGATATGTAGAGGGCGAATAAGATGTACCAAGGCGCCGGAGGTGTAGACACCCGCGTTGCGGACGGTGTTGTTATTGAGCCATTCTGGCTTGGAGAAGCGGAAGAGGCGGTTGTTTGAGACGTCCATTTTGAGTTGTGTTGGGTTTGCGAAGAACGCGGGCGTATTTCTGTTGATAGCGGTTGGATGCAGCTGGATGCCGGAGTTGGCGATGATGCAGTCCGTCGTCCGGTAGCGTCACGTGATATATACAGCTACAAAACCTCTCTACTTGTCTGATCTCTTTGCCAGTTATTTATTCTAATGTATTGTTTGTATGCTAGTTGTTTCTATAATTATATATGGTCATAAGTCATAACTCATCACCTGTGCCAGACAGGGCTAATTCTCCTCGCAAAATAGTCTCAGGAACTCATCGATATACCCCATggcgttcttcttctccagtAAAGGTGGAGGAACCTTTACACCCTCGTTATTTGGGACTGGTTCTTTCAGATACTTTCGTAATGCAAATGTTGATGCTCGGTATGTAGCATGGTACATAGCCTTGAACTCGTCTTCCTCGGTGGAATCGGCCGTCACTATGCGTGGATCCTTTTCGTCCCCTTGGAATTTATCTTCTGTATTCTTGCTTGTCTTCGGTCTGTTGTATCCATACAGACGCATACAAGTCATTATAGTGCGTGTAATGGTGTTCTTGTTTTCTGAAAGGATGGTCTCCGCGTCTTTGGGAGTTTCTGCGGAAGACTCTTGTTTCGTGTCTGACGAGAACAATCCCGGTGATTGTTCGCGTTTTAGAGAGGACTCTATGAACGGTGTCGGTGTATTCTTCCTCGAAACTGTTCCACGCGCGTATCCCCGAGCACTACTCGGCCTCGACTCCGCAGACTTCAGGTTAGCCCCAATCGAAAATGACCTTGACCGTTGCGATACAATCCGGTCCAGTGCCGGAAGCGAAGGCTCCTCGCATTCTCTCTTGATCCTCAAGCTCTGCAGCGGTTGCGTAGGTTGAGAATACGACTGCCGCATCCGTTTATGATCTGTGACGGAATCAAACAAACTGGCCATCCGTTTTCTCTTGGGACTTGGTGACCGTAGGTCAGGAAGAAATTGCGCAATCTGCTCATGGTCACCTGCAAGACTATCCGATTTCTCCGGGAGAGGTACGATTTTCTGAGCCTTCGAGATGATAGACCCAGACAGCGGCGAGGCGTATATTCTCAATTCTTGTCTAATGACAGGTTCCTGGTTGTTCTCGGGATAACCCAATGACGAGGAGATAGGTCCGAACGAAGTCGTAGTCGACAACACGCCGTACACCAGGAGCTCCGAAGTACTCGAACCCGAAGCCTTCCGCGAGGTACCCTCTACACCCACAAGAAGCCCAACGGGACCTTGTATCGACTGAAATTTATCcacatcctcctctcccagCCAAATATTCCCTAGCAATTTGTTCTTCAGCCATTGCGCCGTAGAAGCGTCCGTCGTATGTAGTTCGAGGTTTGGTCCGGCTCGCGCGTAGAGAGGTATCAAGGCCGGATTGACGAAGCAGCGGAATTGAAGCGTCGAATCTTTGGATATATCTGTTTGCCAGTGGGAGGTCGGGTCGATCAAGCGTAGACCTATTTAGAGAAGTGTATCAGCAATCATTGCCTTGGCGGGAAGACAGCGCGTTCTCACCTTCGAGCCGCGATTCTT
This sequence is a window from Aspergillus chevalieri M1 DNA, chromosome 5, nearly complete sequence. Protein-coding genes within it:
- the fes1 gene encoding Hsp70 nucleotide exchange factor FES1 (BUSCO:EOG0926448Q;~COG:O;~EggNog:ENOG410QD6U;~InterPro:IPR016024,IPR011989,IPR013918;~PFAM:PF08609,PF13513), which translates into the protein MAMDPNLNSLLKWSINQQNTDANATGVAPTESAARGLTPEMLSSLFGGPSDADLMKAAMAALHSDDVNLENKMIAFDNFEQMIEGIDNANNMEPLGLWTPLVQLLEHEEADMRRMSAWCIGTAVQNNEKAQDKLIVLNIFPKLVSIATSDPAPAARKKAVYAISSAVRNYQPSMDELVKHLPDGYPRGEKVDAGDMEAVDAIIDKLRAHPCEPSA
- a CDS encoding UPF0220 family protein (BUSCO:EOG092654VM;~COG:S;~EggNog:ENOG410PNEZ;~InterPro:IPR007919;~PFAM:PF05255;~TransMembrane:4 (o25-49i61-80o103-125i137-159o)), yielding MDVSNNRLFRFSKPEWLNNNTVRNAGVYTSGALFSIGFFFLIDAAAFSHSSRNGSDVHVKFVDWIPGICSALGMLVINSIEKSRLQADSWSYSGDGVAWKARFVLFLGFALLAGGLAGSVTVMVLKYLIQGYPMPTLYFGVANVVANGMVMLSSVVLWISQNIEDDYTYNLTL